A genomic window from Sphingobacterium sp. BN32 includes:
- a CDS encoding bifunctional 5,10-methylenetetrahydrofolate dehydrogenase/5,10-methenyltetrahydrofolate cyclohydrolase, whose product MKLLDGKEVSAKLKEDIKREAAELTATLGRKPHLVAILVGNDGGSETYVASKMRNCEQVGFDSTNLHYEEDITEEALLLKIAEINQDENIDGLIVQLPLPKHIDPEKVTEAIDYKKDVDGFHPINLGRMQRNLPCFIPATPYGIMLMLDHYGIETAGKKAVVVGRSNIVGSPMSILLARNSQPGNCTVTLTHSRTKNLQEEVLQADIVVAAIGKKNFVTADMVKEGAIVIDVGINRETSTETKSGFKLYGDVDFEAVAPKASWITPVPGGVGLMTIIGLLKNTLEAAKGTVYSK is encoded by the coding sequence ATGAAGTTACTTGACGGAAAAGAAGTTTCTGCAAAACTGAAAGAAGATATCAAAAGAGAAGCCGCTGAACTGACAGCTACCCTGGGTCGTAAGCCTCATTTAGTTGCTATTTTAGTAGGTAATGACGGTGGAAGTGAAACCTATGTTGCCAGCAAGATGAGAAACTGCGAGCAAGTGGGGTTTGATTCTACCAATCTTCATTACGAAGAGGATATCACGGAAGAAGCTTTGCTTTTAAAGATTGCGGAGATTAATCAAGATGAAAACATCGATGGTTTAATTGTTCAATTGCCATTACCGAAACATATCGATCCCGAGAAAGTAACAGAAGCTATAGATTATAAAAAAGATGTGGATGGTTTTCATCCGATCAATCTAGGTCGTATGCAAAGAAATCTGCCATGTTTTATTCCTGCTACACCTTATGGTATCATGTTGATGCTAGATCATTATGGTATCGAAACTGCGGGTAAGAAAGCGGTTGTCGTTGGACGCAGTAATATTGTTGGCTCGCCAATGAGTATTTTATTAGCGCGCAATAGTCAACCTGGAAACTGTACAGTGACATTGACCCATAGCCGTACAAAGAATCTTCAAGAAGAAGTTCTTCAAGCTGATATCGTCGTTGCAGCAATCGGTAAAAAGAATTTCGTTACTGCTGACATGGTTAAAGAAGGCGCTATCGTCATCGACGTGGGTATCAACCGTGAGACTTCGACCGAAACAAAATCAGGCTTTAAGTTATATGGTGATGTTGATTTTGAAGCTGTTGCTCCTAAAGCGTCTTGGATTACACCAGTACCGGGAGGAGTAGGCTTAATGACCATCATCGGCTTATTGAAAAACACTTTAGAAGCAGCAAAAGGTACGGTATATTCAAAGTAA
- a CDS encoding BON domain-containing protein, which produces MNLKKILSVLVVAVTLLTGTIACKSKISDADLKAKVETAIQSNPNVQVEVKDGVVTLNGTAASDDEKAQIESAAKGADAKGVKSVVNNIVVNSIPAGTIEVNSNDADLQAKVAEFTKDFPSVKTAVVDGVITVTGELEQARVQALKMGLDALNPKKVDMSGLIVK; this is translated from the coding sequence ATGAATCTTAAAAAAATCTTATCTGTATTGGTAGTTGCCGTTACATTGTTAACTGGCACTATTGCTTGTAAATCGAAAATTTCGGATGCCGATTTAAAAGCCAAAGTTGAAACTGCGATTCAATCGAATCCAAATGTTCAGGTAGAAGTTAAGGATGGTGTAGTTACCTTAAACGGTACAGCAGCGTCTGATGATGAAAAAGCACAGATTGAGTCGGCAGCGAAAGGTGCTGATGCAAAAGGTGTGAAATCTGTCGTTAACAACATCGTTGTTAATTCAATTCCTGCTGGAACTATCGAAGTAAACAGCAATGATGCTGATCTTCAGGCGAAGGTAGCTGAATTTACTAAAGACTTCCCATCGGTGAAAACAGCCGTTGTGGATGGAGTGATCACAGTAACTGGAGAGTTGGAACAAGCACGCGTACAAGCTTTAAAAATGGGATTAGATGCTTTAAATCCTAAGAAAGTTGACATGTCAGGTTTAATCGTAAAATAG
- a CDS encoding SH3 domain-containing protein — MSLESKYKVLIDTANASGIEGLQIAEMDGVLQIRGTAPNADVKNKLWDVYNQIDPNFLSGDVVMNVDVSTAVTGQQVRVITESSNLNIRKGPGTDQPIVGKAAKDEVITLISRANDQWWLVRTKDGEEGYCYAQYLEPIS, encoded by the coding sequence ATGAGTTTAGAAAGTAAATATAAAGTATTGATCGATACAGCAAATGCTTCGGGTATCGAAGGTTTACAAATCGCTGAGATGGACGGCGTATTACAGATTCGTGGTACTGCTCCAAATGCTGACGTAAAAAACAAATTATGGGATGTCTACAATCAAATCGATCCTAATTTCTTATCTGGCGATGTGGTTATGAACGTGGATGTTTCTACAGCGGTTACAGGACAGCAAGTTCGCGTAATCACTGAAAGCAGCAATTTGAATATTCGTAAAGGGCCAGGAACAGATCAGCCAATCGTTGGTAAAGCAGCGAAAGACGAGGTAATTACCTTAATCAGTCGCGCTAATGACCAATGGTGGTTAGTTCGTACGAAGGATGGGGAAGAAGGCTATTGCTATGCGCAATATCTGGAACCTATCTCTTAA
- a CDS encoding tRNA threonylcarbamoyladenosine dehydratase, whose protein sequence is MKDLSWLSRTEALVGREALEKLANSHVMVLGLGGVGSFAAEFICRSGVGKMTIIDGDTVDPSNRNRQLPALATNHGEAKAEIMRERLLAINPELELNVIQDFILPQSIPGLLDLKPDYCVEAIDSITPKLFFIRLALEAKVPFVSSMGAGGKLDPTKIRIADIGTTYNCKLAQHIRKKLKKHGIRKGVKVVFSTELPDKESLLYTDGSNFKKSAYGTMSYLPAAFGGALASVAIQDLMNEKNI, encoded by the coding sequence ATGAAGGATTTATCTTGGCTTTCTCGCACCGAGGCGTTGGTGGGACGAGAGGCACTAGAAAAGTTAGCTAATTCGCATGTGATGGTTTTGGGCCTTGGTGGTGTGGGGTCGTTTGCAGCCGAGTTTATCTGTCGGTCGGGTGTTGGAAAGATGACCATTATCGATGGGGATACAGTAGACCCTAGTAACAGGAACAGGCAATTGCCGGCGTTGGCAACAAATCATGGCGAGGCAAAGGCGGAAATTATGCGCGAACGCTTGTTGGCAATTAATCCGGAATTAGAACTTAACGTGATTCAAGACTTTATCCTTCCACAAAGCATCCCCGGTCTCCTTGATCTAAAACCAGACTACTGTGTTGAGGCGATCGATAGTATTACACCGAAGTTATTTTTTATACGATTGGCTCTGGAGGCGAAAGTACCTTTTGTAAGCTCCATGGGAGCCGGAGGCAAGCTTGACCCCACGAAAATAAGGATAGCGGATATTGGAACAACGTACAATTGTAAGCTCGCGCAGCATATTCGTAAGAAATTAAAGAAACATGGTATCCGAAAGGGTGTAAAGGTGGTATTCTCTACGGAATTGCCGGATAAAGAGTCTTTGCTATATACAGACGGTAGTAACTTTAAGAAATCTGCCTATGGCACCATGTCTTATCTGCCGGCTGCGTTTGGAGGCGCGTTAGCTTCCGTTGCGATTCAAGATTTAATGAACGAAAAGAACATTTAA
- a CDS encoding TatD family hydrolase: MLINIHAHSISTSTPDEFVLPNCIVSKDYLYDQACSAGIHPWYVDLNEEAQWEALVKYAEKPQVIAIGECGLDKLCSTEWNRQLHTFEKQIALANELKKPLIIHCVRAYHEVFTSLLRKQVSVPVIFHGYERNWPLAEQLLKNRNYYLSLGAAILKGKLDDVIQQIPLDRIFLETDDKPTKISDIYAYFCRARKLSIKQVEDQILANYNRVFKSS, from the coding sequence TTGTTAATCAATATCCACGCCCATAGCATAAGTACCTCAACTCCCGATGAGTTTGTACTGCCCAATTGCATTGTTTCGAAAGACTATCTTTATGATCAAGCCTGTTCCGCAGGCATCCATCCCTGGTATGTGGATCTCAATGAGGAAGCTCAATGGGAAGCATTAGTAAAGTATGCTGAAAAGCCCCAGGTGATTGCCATAGGAGAATGCGGATTAGATAAGCTCTGCAGCACGGAATGGAATCGACAGTTACATACATTCGAAAAACAAATTGCGCTCGCTAATGAGCTTAAAAAGCCTTTGATAATACATTGTGTTCGAGCCTATCATGAGGTTTTTACTTCTTTGCTAAGGAAACAGGTTTCTGTACCGGTCATTTTTCATGGATATGAGCGAAATTGGCCATTGGCGGAACAATTATTAAAGAACAGAAACTACTACCTTTCGCTCGGCGCTGCTATCCTAAAAGGCAAGCTAGACGATGTTATACAGCAGATCCCATTGGACAGGATTTTCTTAGAAACTGACGATAAACCAACGAAAATCTCAGATATTTATGCTTATTTTTGCCGAGCCAGAAAATTGTCTATAAAACAAGTAGAAGATCAGATTTTGGCAAACTATAACAGGGTATTTAAATCAAGTTAA
- a CDS encoding histone deacetylase, which produces MMKYELIPEQLIYEGLVNQNNFFEPDLVDRDIIYLAHDKAYVDELLGLTLDPKMVRRIGFPMTQALVDRERYLIDGTIKACFAAMEAGVSFNTAGGTHHAGRDFGEGFCLLNDQAVAAAYLYHQKLAKKILIIDLDVHQGNGTAHIFEGHPDIITFSIHGEKNFPFKKEKSHIDIGLSDGIEDEAYLSLLASELKAVFNQVNPDFVFYQAGVDVLATDKLGKFKLTQEGCRKRDELVFKACKSRKVPVEVSMGGGYSLHIKDIVNAHVNTYRSAIHIYDL; this is translated from the coding sequence ATGATGAAGTATGAACTTATTCCAGAGCAATTGATTTACGAAGGGCTAGTGAATCAAAACAACTTTTTTGAACCCGACTTAGTCGATCGCGACATCATCTATTTAGCTCACGATAAAGCTTATGTTGATGAGCTTCTGGGGCTGACGTTAGATCCTAAGATGGTTCGTCGTATTGGATTCCCGATGACACAGGCTTTAGTGGACCGCGAACGCTATCTAATAGATGGTACAATCAAGGCATGTTTTGCGGCAATGGAAGCTGGAGTTTCTTTTAACACTGCCGGTGGAACACACCATGCCGGAAGAGATTTTGGTGAAGGCTTCTGCTTACTCAATGATCAGGCGGTTGCTGCCGCATACTTATACCATCAAAAACTAGCTAAAAAGATCCTGATCATAGACCTTGACGTGCATCAGGGAAATGGAACTGCTCATATCTTTGAAGGTCATCCCGATATCATCACATTTTCCATACATGGGGAGAAGAACTTCCCATTTAAAAAGGAAAAATCGCATATTGACATCGGATTGTCAGATGGTATTGAAGATGAAGCCTATTTATCGCTCCTGGCATCAGAGCTTAAAGCGGTATTTAATCAGGTTAATCCCGACTTTGTCTTTTATCAGGCTGGAGTCGACGTGCTAGCGACCGACAAACTTGGCAAGTTTAAACTAACGCAGGAAGGCTGTAGAAAAAGAGATGAGCTGGTATTCAAGGCCTGCAAAAGCAGAAAAGTACCCGTGGAAGTCAGCATGGGCGGCGGATATTCCCTGCACATCAAAGACATCGTCAATGCGCATGTCAATACCTACCGTTCTGCAATACATATTTACGATTTATAA
- a CDS encoding nucleoid-associated protein has translation MLFHQDANFENLIIHHVGNKSQDEYFTLSDVEVDVASDEVLTGLLMQYFMKPFAKQSEVYRFYHPNDDLEFNEVYSYSKRFFEGQLNFIDFSKSITKYLFDVSEHPKIKSGEVYVVALDNVQLEGEEHKAIGIFKSENKEAYLKVYPQADGLGVNYEEQAININKLDKGVVIINTESEEGFKVLCLDQTNGSEAVYWKDDFLKLRVRNDNFQQTGNIMKVYKNFVNEKLDEVFEMDKADKIDLLNRSMNYFKSKEEFDEEEFNTEVIANPDAVSLFKDYKSAFEEEFDTPFQSNFDIAGNAVKKMASSYKSVIKLDKNFHIYVHGKREYLEKGYDEDKGMNYYKLYFENESD, from the coding sequence ATGTTATTTCATCAAGACGCAAACTTCGAAAACCTTATTATCCATCATGTTGGCAACAAGAGCCAGGACGAGTATTTTACCTTGTCGGACGTAGAAGTGGATGTTGCTTCAGATGAAGTCCTGACCGGACTGCTGATGCAATATTTCATGAAGCCTTTCGCGAAGCAATCGGAAGTCTACAGATTCTACCATCCCAATGATGATTTGGAATTTAATGAGGTTTACAGTTATTCTAAGCGCTTCTTTGAAGGGCAGCTGAACTTTATCGATTTCTCCAAATCGATCACTAAATATCTGTTTGATGTATCGGAGCATCCAAAGATCAAATCGGGTGAAGTGTATGTCGTCGCACTGGATAATGTGCAGCTGGAAGGAGAGGAGCATAAGGCCATAGGGATCTTTAAATCAGAAAATAAAGAAGCTTATCTTAAAGTATATCCTCAAGCAGATGGTTTAGGTGTAAATTATGAAGAACAAGCCATAAATATCAATAAACTGGATAAGGGCGTCGTTATCATCAATACCGAATCGGAAGAAGGCTTCAAGGTATTATGCCTTGATCAAACGAATGGATCGGAAGCCGTTTACTGGAAAGATGATTTCTTAAAACTGCGCGTGCGAAACGATAATTTCCAACAAACGGGAAATATCATGAAGGTGTACAAGAATTTCGTCAATGAGAAGCTAGATGAAGTGTTTGAAATGGATAAAGCGGATAAGATCGACCTCTTGAACCGCTCGATGAACTACTTTAAGTCAAAAGAAGAATTTGATGAAGAAGAATTCAATACCGAAGTGATTGCCAATCCGGATGCTGTTTCTTTATTTAAGGATTATAAATCTGCTTTTGAAGAGGAATTTGATACCCCATTTCAATCTAATTTTGATATTGCCGGAAATGCCGTAAAGAAAATGGCGTCCAGTTATAAGTCAGTCATCAAGCTCGATAAGAATTTCCATATATACGTGCATGGAAAGCGCGAATACCTCGAAAAAGGATATGACGAGGATAAGGGGATGAATTACTACAAGCTATACTTCGAAAACGAATCCGACTAA
- a CDS encoding DUF3810 domain-containing protein yields the protein MRFNKSTKSLYIWLAVCISLILLLNWFVTDSERVEAVYSRAFYPFYQYLPKLIFGLLPFSVGDLLYLAIVLVLLYLVVKTIVLLFKKQFHNAWRGVLMLVGTALSLYIFFHLAWAINYYRVPVSKQLNLSVDTILLEDHLGVLAEQIQLANSLRAKINLEGKVRTSVNMQIEELMRDDQEFPMLSKTQIHIKKPLSSVMISSFGTSGYLNPFSNEAHANADMPITSYPFTVTHELAHQMGIGFEDECNFIAYVKLRNHQDPWFQYAAYYESIQYLLRSLYLVDESMFQQYKAKLSEGIKSDLKKDQSYWENYTGWLTNVSGLFYDQYLKHNNQREGMARYGLVSRLIIAYEINMRKSGREAAR from the coding sequence ATGAGGTTCAACAAATCAACGAAATCGCTTTATATCTGGTTAGCTGTTTGTATAAGCTTAATCTTGCTATTGAATTGGTTTGTAACAGACTCTGAAAGGGTAGAGGCAGTTTACAGTCGCGCTTTCTATCCTTTTTACCAATACCTCCCAAAACTGATATTCGGACTGCTCCCTTTCAGCGTGGGAGATCTGCTTTATCTTGCGATCGTCTTGGTCCTGCTTTATCTCGTCGTTAAAACAATAGTTCTACTGTTCAAAAAGCAGTTTCACAACGCTTGGCGAGGAGTATTAATGTTAGTTGGCACGGCGCTATCGCTGTATATCTTCTTTCATTTGGCTTGGGCAATCAATTATTATCGCGTCCCGGTCAGTAAGCAACTTAACTTGTCTGTAGATACCATACTTCTGGAGGATCATCTAGGTGTATTGGCTGAGCAGATACAGCTGGCGAATAGCTTGCGCGCAAAAATAAATCTTGAAGGCAAAGTCCGAACCAGCGTCAATATGCAAATAGAAGAGCTGATGCGGGATGATCAAGAGTTCCCAATGCTCAGCAAAACCCAGATCCATATTAAGAAGCCATTGAGTTCTGTGATGATATCCTCCTTTGGAACATCGGGTTATCTGAATCCTTTCAGTAATGAAGCGCATGCCAATGCCGATATGCCAATCACATCCTATCCTTTCACGGTAACTCATGAGCTGGCACATCAGATGGGCATTGGATTTGAAGATGAATGTAATTTTATCGCTTATGTTAAGCTTCGGAATCATCAGGATCCCTGGTTTCAATATGCAGCCTATTACGAAAGCATACAATACCTTTTAAGGTCACTTTATCTAGTCGATGAGTCCATGTTTCAACAATATAAAGCGAAGCTCTCAGAGGGCATTAAAAGCGATTTAAAAAAAGATCAATCCTACTGGGAAAATTATACGGGCTGGTTGACCAATGTATCTGGCTTGTTCTATGATCAATATCTTAAACATAACAATCAGAGAGAGGGAATGGCACGCTATGGCTTAGTAAGTAGGCTAATTATCGCGTATGAAATAAATATGAGGAAAAGCGGGAGAGAAGCTGCTCGCTAA
- a CDS encoding iron-sulfur cluster assembly accessory protein codes for MVTITDKAKERISTIMQQENYDSNYFVRVAVESGGCSGLSYKLNFDNEEKKGDQFFEDNGVKICLDIKSYLYLAGTELDYSDGLNGKGFEFHNPNASRTCACGESFSV; via the coding sequence ATGGTGACCATTACAGATAAAGCAAAAGAACGTATCAGCACAATCATGCAACAAGAAAACTACGATAGCAATTATTTCGTACGCGTTGCTGTGGAAAGTGGTGGTTGTTCTGGGCTATCCTATAAGCTTAATTTTGATAACGAAGAGAAAAAAGGCGATCAGTTTTTTGAAGACAATGGTGTCAAAATCTGTTTAGATATTAAGTCTTACTTATATCTGGCAGGAACAGAATTAGATTATTCCGACGGATTGAATGGAAAGGGATTTGAATTCCACAATCCTAATGCGTCGAGAACTTGCGCCTGTGGCGAAAGTTTTTCGGTGTAA
- a CDS encoding cysteine desulfurase family protein, translating into MSFLYFDNNATSKMDDEVLQAMLPYLQESYGNASSVQHKLGRAANAAIEQARIQLAERLGCMLKEIYFTSGATESISTVLKGIAQSYLRKGKHIVTCKTEHKAVLATCESLAKQGCEITYLDVDTQGNINLDDLTKAIRPDTVLVALMSANNETGVLHPIDKIAKICQEKDVLFFCDATQHIGKLPLDLQQVAIDILCLSAHKFHGPKGIGALFIRRKSKPIQIPSLITGGNQEHGLRGGTYAVPQIVGMGEAVKRFEFSSNIGAIRDYFEAELQTQLEEVKIHASDAARIPNTSNVLIKHVRSTELMTKLPEMALSSGSACVSGSRDPSHVLKAMGMEDEDVYGSSRFSFSKYTTKEDIDVAIQQIKRAVAQIRAASPIWQMYKEGLI; encoded by the coding sequence ATGAGCTTTCTATATTTTGATAATAATGCGACGAGCAAAATGGATGATGAGGTTCTACAGGCTATGCTTCCTTATCTACAAGAGTCGTATGGGAATGCCTCCAGTGTTCAGCATAAACTCGGTCGCGCAGCGAATGCGGCTATAGAGCAGGCACGAATTCAGCTCGCCGAACGATTGGGCTGCATGCTAAAAGAAATCTACTTCACCTCAGGCGCTACAGAAAGTATAAGCACCGTCTTAAAGGGGATAGCGCAAAGTTACCTGCGAAAAGGAAAACATATCGTCACCTGCAAAACAGAACATAAGGCTGTTCTGGCGACTTGTGAAAGTTTAGCCAAACAGGGTTGCGAGATAACTTATCTCGATGTCGATACGCAGGGAAACATCAATTTGGACGATTTAACGAAAGCCATTCGTCCGGATACTGTATTAGTTGCGCTAATGTCCGCCAATAATGAAACAGGCGTGTTACATCCCATCGATAAGATCGCTAAAATCTGTCAAGAGAAGGATGTCTTATTTTTCTGTGATGCTACGCAGCACATTGGCAAATTACCCCTTGATTTACAGCAAGTAGCAATTGATATCTTATGCTTAAGTGCACATAAATTTCACGGACCGAAAGGCATCGGTGCTTTGTTCATACGTCGAAAAAGCAAGCCCATCCAAATCCCTAGCCTTATTACCGGGGGGAATCAGGAACATGGCTTACGCGGCGGCACTTATGCGGTTCCGCAGATTGTGGGCATGGGTGAGGCTGTAAAACGTTTTGAGTTCAGCAGCAACATTGGAGCGATAAGGGATTATTTTGAGGCTGAGCTGCAAACGCAGCTGGAGGAAGTAAAGATTCATGCAAGCGATGCCGCACGTATTCCAAACACCAGCAATGTCTTGATTAAACATGTGCGATCGACCGAACTCATGACCAAGTTGCCCGAAATGGCATTATCGTCCGGCTCTGCCTGTGTTTCGGGCTCGCGCGATCCTTCGCATGTACTGAAGGCAATGGGCATGGAGGATGAGGACGTTTATGGCAGCAGCCGTTTCAGCTTCAGCAAATACACGACGAAAGAAGATATTGATGTTGCCATACAACAAATAAAGCGCGCTGTAGCGCAAATTAGAGCCGCCTCACCTATTTGGCAAATGTATAAAGAGGGTCTAATTTGA
- a CDS encoding mechanosensitive ion channel family protein, which translates to MNWFSVERSLERLVDSVVVALPKIAVGFFILIVGRYVIKFALKFIDNRFEKRNVDRSIRSFLKNIIKFTLYGLLLLTVASTMGIQTTSFIAALSAFGLAVGMALQGSLSNFAGGVLILLFRPFDVGDYISSAAGATGTVERIDLLYTTMIDDDGIRVFTPNGPLANSVIKNFTKIASRRMQFTLNVSYDTNIKVAREAVLSVLKADKRILDKPVPEVIVGDLKETGITLIVRAWANREVFWATKNEISEQVKNVLDGKNVVFPQNVVKVIGDQPDAEETPVA; encoded by the coding sequence ATGAATTGGTTTTCTGTAGAAAGAAGTTTAGAACGACTAGTAGATTCGGTAGTAGTCGCACTGCCTAAAATTGCGGTAGGATTTTTTATACTGATTGTTGGGCGTTATGTCATCAAATTTGCGCTTAAATTTATCGATAACAGATTTGAAAAGCGCAATGTAGACCGATCTATTCGTTCATTTCTAAAAAACATCATCAAATTTACCTTATACGGCTTATTGTTGCTGACGGTAGCCAGTACAATGGGTATACAGACCACTTCCTTTATCGCGGCCTTATCGGCCTTCGGTTTAGCTGTCGGTATGGCGCTTCAGGGTAGTTTATCAAACTTTGCCGGAGGTGTATTGATCCTTTTATTCCGTCCTTTCGATGTTGGCGACTATATTTCCAGCGCGGCAGGCGCAACGGGAACCGTAGAACGTATCGACTTGTTGTACACCACGATGATTGACGATGATGGGATCCGCGTTTTCACACCGAATGGTCCGCTCGCTAACTCAGTAATCAAGAATTTTACGAAGATTGCTTCTCGCCGTATGCAGTTTACTTTGAACGTATCTTACGACACAAATATCAAAGTCGCGCGCGAGGCGGTTCTGTCTGTGTTGAAAGCGGATAAGCGTATTTTGGATAAACCTGTTCCCGAGGTAATTGTAGGGGATTTAAAGGAAACCGGGATTACTTTAATTGTACGTGCTTGGGCGAATCGAGAAGTATTCTGGGCAACGAAAAACGAAATTAGCGAGCAAGTCAAGAATGTGCTCGACGGCAAAAACGTGGTCTTCCCGCAAAATGTTGTCAAAGTTATTGGCGATCAACCCGATGCGGAGGAAACTCCAGTTGCTTAA
- a CDS encoding MIP/aquaporin family protein yields MSPFVAEYLGTAVMILLGGGVVANVVLKGTKGNNGGWIVITTAWALAVFVGVTIAGPYSGAHLNCAVTIANLALGKLDLATTLSYIGAQFLGAMTGAFVVWLMYKDHFDQTEDPGAKQAVFCTAPALRNPPINLISEVVGTFVLIFTILHFTDAKMADDSVIGLGSIGAIPVAFLVWVIGLSLGGTTGYAINPARDLGPRIVHAILPIKNKAGFDAAYAWVPFLGPIIGALLAVALYSCIY; encoded by the coding sequence ATGAGTCCATTTGTAGCAGAATACTTAGGAACGGCAGTGATGATCCTCCTTGGGGGTGGCGTGGTTGCCAATGTGGTGCTAAAAGGCACGAAAGGAAATAACGGCGGTTGGATTGTCATCACAACAGCTTGGGCGCTCGCCGTTTTTGTTGGCGTCACGATTGCTGGCCCCTATAGTGGCGCGCACTTGAACTGTGCCGTGACTATTGCCAATTTAGCATTGGGTAAATTAGACCTAGCAACTACCTTAAGCTATATAGGCGCACAATTTTTAGGTGCCATGACGGGTGCATTCGTTGTCTGGCTGATGTATAAAGATCATTTTGATCAAACAGAAGATCCCGGCGCAAAACAAGCTGTTTTCTGCACGGCGCCTGCCCTACGCAATCCTCCGATTAACTTAATCTCTGAGGTGGTCGGTACGTTTGTGCTAATCTTCACTATTCTTCACTTTACCGATGCCAAGATGGCTGATGACTCTGTTATTGGCTTAGGTTCCATCGGTGCAATCCCTGTTGCTTTTCTGGTATGGGTGATTGGTTTGTCCTTAGGCGGTACAACAGGCTATGCGATTAACCCCGCCAGAGATTTAGGTCCTCGCATCGTGCATGCTATATTACCGATTAAAAATAAAGCTGGATTTGATGCTGCTTATGCCTGGGTTCCATTTTTAGGCCCAATTATTGGAGCATTACTTGCAGTAGCGCTTTATAGCTGCATATATTAG